The Zygosaccharomyces rouxii strain CBS732 chromosome G complete sequence genome contains a region encoding:
- the CBP2 gene encoding Cbp2p (weakly similar to uniprot|P03874 Saccharomyces cerevisiae YHL038C CBP2 Protein required for splicing of COB aI5 intron Cytochrome B pre-mRNA processing protein): MVDTNLKFWSTLVFAAFKRRPENPVFGYKRNVIKMRNAHGKRIESLLKKPDLHVVDLELDGTLETAHVSRIRELLLKDARAPTDSTLRIFRNGKVPKQGQKQEISDWKYSSLLFKNALNPKYGLPLSKLNAHEDFLMNKTILLESESGEEKLDRILWPSAVFSHSCRGIGIPTETYRQYREKYGTDDKIPKLVNPLPGDPFLKLYPVDFVPSDFQAVGLFPNYVETHKNVFKGFDLFGALVKSRLCTESEIKLINQRVITKEKPSSYTPSSDIDLKGVDVQDHRDSNNLQVETNLNNLNKWTKVSKDYQSFWSARGIPNKIIPADILRCLFLTKDITISQMKEEFCKHYILFSIFSQAWRIDRKFNNKDPNFSESSLDVPWRPWDLYILKRSQEISAIPIPTTLEEFSDVKLQFDQFLSEFFSYYALIVSEMKAETDSFFQPTESHLPRMVPVKQVLRNILLENQWVQTLYPNLHTHMKNRFQWIHSSNYLAVPTTTEMDEKTRQSNEKLLTIVRIISELESESRQNQLGERGGIYVDLKTPASNWKIVIVNNSLTDPEVRRLLKFNSDLGLQFTQNLEYSRNEDGWSCQKKKMLDPDTYIYLYHNEKHLESNKDLIDDIIDRFDQQADKN; this comes from the coding sequence ATGGTAGATACCAACTTGAAATTCTGGTCGACGCTTGTCTTCGCAgcattcaaaagaagacCTGAGAATCCAGTATTTGGGTACAAGAGAAATGTGATAAAGATGAGAAATGCCCATGGCAAACGAATTGAATCtttattgaagaaaccaGATCTTCACGTCGTTGATTTGGAATTAGATGGTACTCTAGAAACAGCTCATGTGAGTCGAATCAGAGAACTTTTACTCAAGGATGCTCGAGCTCCCACAGACTCAACACTAAGAATATTTCGTAATGGTAAAGTTCCCAAACAAGGTcaaaaacaagaaatttctGATTGGAAGTACAGCtcattattattcaaaAATGCTCTGAATCCGAAGTATGGACTCCCGTTATCTAAATTAAACGCTCATGAAGATTTCCTTATGAATAAAACTATACTACTGGAAAGTGAAAGCGGGgaggaaaaattagatCGTATATTATGGCCATCTGCTGTCTTTTCTCACTCATGTCGAGGTATCGGCATACCGACAGAGACCTATAGACAATACAGGGAAAAATATGGTACTGATGATAAGATCCCAAAACTAGTCAATCCACTCCCCGGTGATCCATTTTTGAAGCTGTACCCTGTAGATTTCGTACCGTCAGATTTTCAAGCTGTAGGGCTTTTCCCCAACTATGTGGAAACTCACAAAAATGTCTTCAAAGGATTTGATCTCTTCGGCGCCCTTGTCAAATCGAGACTTTGTACAGAGTCTGAAATCAAGTTGATAAATCAGCGTGTAATAACAAAGGAAAAACCTTCATCCTATACTCCCTCCTCAGATATAGATCTCAAAGGCGTGGATGTACAGGACCACCGTGATAGCAACAATCTACAAGTGGAGACGAACCTTAACAATCTAAACAAATGgacaaaagtttcaaaagacTACCAATCATTTTGGAGTGCTAGAGGTATACCTAATAAAATAATTCCTGCAGATATTTTACGTTGTCTTTTTCTCACTAAAGACATAACGATTAGTCAAATGAAGGAAGAATTTTGCAAGCATtacattttattttccatcttttcaCAAGCATGGAGAATTGATAGAAAATTCAATAACAAAGATCCAAACTTTTCGGAATCATCCTTAGATGTTCCTTGGAGGCCCTGGGATCTCTACATCTTGAAGAGATCTCAAGAGATTAGCGCCATCCCCATTCCCACTACCCTGGAAGAATTTTCCGATGTGAAATTACAATTCGATCAGTTTCTAagtgaatttttcagttaTTATGCGTTGATAGTCTCTGAGATGAAAGCTGAGACGGATTCATTTTTCCAACCTACTGAATCCCATTTACCAAGAATGGTACCTGTGAAGCAAGTGCTTAGAAATATTCTTCTAGAAAATCAATGGGTTCAGACTTTATACCCAAATTTGCACACACACATGAAAAATCGATTCCAATGGATCCATAGTTCGAATTATTTGGCCGTACCTACTACCACGGAAATGGACGAAAAAACCCGTCAATCGAACGAAAAGCTTCTTACCATCGTACGTATCATCTCGGAGTTAGAAAGTGAATCACGTCAAAATCAATTGGGTGAACGTGGTGGCATCTATGTAGATCTCAAGACGCCAGCATCCAATTGGAAGATCGTCATTGTGAATAACAGCTTAACAGATCCTGAAGTGCGTCGACTTCTCAAATTTAACAGTGACCTCGGCCTACAGTTTACTCAAAATCTGGAATATTCGAGAAATGAAGACGGTTGGTCCTgtcagaagaaaaagatgttGGATCCTGACACCTATATTTACTTGTACCACAACGAAAAGCATT